A window from Corynebacterium singulare encodes these proteins:
- a CDS encoding YbhB/YbcL family Raf kinase inhibitor-like protein: MTANYVSDRFPGPDPYAALADVPSFDITSEDIVDGERLADSLAGDNATSPQLSWSGAPEGTKTYAVTCFDPDAPTASGFWHWSAFNIPADVTELPAGAGAKDDLGVGAVVLTGDSGVKGYYGANPPAGHGPHRYLFAVHAVDTELPADEIANPTQLGFNLNFHSLGRAIIWGWYENQ, from the coding sequence ATGACTGCAAATTATGTTTCCGACCGTTTCCCCGGCCCCGACCCGTACGCCGCGCTGGCGGACGTGCCGTCCTTCGACATCACGTCCGAGGACATCGTCGACGGCGAGCGCCTCGCCGACTCGCTGGCCGGCGACAATGCCACTAGCCCGCAGCTGTCCTGGTCCGGCGCCCCGGAGGGCACCAAGACGTACGCTGTGACCTGCTTCGACCCGGACGCGCCGACCGCCTCCGGGTTCTGGCACTGGTCCGCGTTCAACATCCCGGCTGACGTCACCGAGCTGCCCGCCGGCGCGGGCGCGAAGGACGACCTCGGCGTTGGCGCTGTGGTGCTCACCGGCGACAGCGGCGTCAAGGGCTACTACGGCGCGAACCCGCCGGCCGGCCACGGCCCGCACCGCTACCTGTTCGCCGTCCACGCGGTGGACACGGAGCTTCCCGCGGACGAGATTGCCAACCCCACCCAGCTCGGCTTCAACCTGAACTTCCACTCGCTCGGCCGGGCAATCATCTGGGGCTGGTACGAAAACCAGTAA